One region of Acidovorax sp. T1 genomic DNA includes:
- the hrcA gene encoding heat-inducible transcriptional repressor HrcA translates to MLDDRAKLLLKALVERYIADGQPVGSRTLSRASGLELSPATIRNVMADLEELGLIASPHTSAGRIPTARGYRLFVDTMLTVQRDPLTPPQLAPEQPQKVIANAAHLLSNLSQFVGVVMAPRRTSVFRHIEFLRLSERRFLVIIVSPEGDVQNRVIFTDVDYSQSQLIEAANFLNAHYAGLAIEQVRERLKAEVDMLRGEIASLMQAAVNVSSEALSEAQDEVVISGERNLLAVSDFSSDMGNLRRAFDLFEQKTQILRLLDISSQAEGVRIYIGGESQVVPFEELSIVSAPYEVDGRVVGTLGVIGPTRMPYDRMIQIVDITSKLVSNALSYRK, encoded by the coding sequence ATGCTCGATGACCGTGCCAAGTTGTTGCTGAAAGCGCTGGTCGAGCGCTACATCGCCGATGGGCAACCCGTGGGTTCGCGCACCCTTTCGCGTGCGTCCGGCCTGGAGCTCTCTCCGGCAACGATACGCAATGTCATGGCGGATCTCGAGGAACTGGGATTGATCGCCAGCCCGCACACGTCCGCTGGCAGGATCCCCACGGCGCGTGGCTACCGCTTGTTTGTGGACACTATGCTAACGGTGCAACGTGATCCATTGACGCCGCCACAGCTGGCGCCAGAGCAGCCGCAAAAAGTGATTGCCAATGCGGCACACCTTTTGTCAAACCTCTCGCAGTTTGTGGGTGTGGTGATGGCACCGCGTCGTACCTCCGTGTTCCGTCACATCGAATTTCTCCGGCTTTCAGAGCGCCGGTTTCTTGTGATCATTGTTTCACCTGAAGGTGATGTGCAAAACCGTGTCATCTTCACCGATGTGGACTATTCCCAGTCGCAGTTGATCGAGGCAGCCAACTTCCTGAATGCACACTATGCTGGCCTGGCCATAGAGCAGGTGCGGGAAAGGCTCAAGGCAGAGGTTGACATGCTTCGCGGGGAGATCGCGTCATTGATGCAGGCTGCTGTCAACGTTAGTTCGGAGGCGCTTTCCGAAGCGCAGGATGAGGTTGTCATTTCGGGCGAAAGAAATTTGTTGGCCGTGAGCGATTTTTCCAGTGACATGGGCAACCTTCGCAGGGCCTTCGATCTGTTCGAGCAGAAGACGCAGATACTGCGTCTTCTGGACATCTCCAGCCAGGCTGAGGGTGTCCGTATCTACATCGGCGGTGAAAGCCAGGTGGTGCCGTTTGAAGAGCTTTCGATCGTCAGCGCGCCCTACGAGGTGGATGGCCGGGTGGTAGGCACTCTGGGAGTGATCGGCCCCACCCGTATGCCGTATGACAGGATGATCCAGATCGTCGACATTACCTCCAAGCTGGTGTCCAACGCGCTGAGTTACCGCAAATAA